TACATAGCTTTCCTCTTTTTTTTGTGACAATTCTGCAAACACATCACTGAAATTCATGAAATTTTAGTATAATGACTTGTAGTAAAGTGCCTTCAGGAGGAGTTATTCATGAACATAATAATGCGTTTTCTTATCAACGGGCTGGTATTGCTCGTTATTGACTGGCTTCTCGACTCCATCACGATTAAATCTTACGGAACAGCCTTGCTGGCGGTTTTTATATTATCGATCATGAACTTGCTGGTTAGACCCATTCTCCTGCTTATCACATTGCCAATCACCATCCTGACGTTCGGGTTGTTTTCTTTCATTATCAATGCCTTCACATTTCAAATCACTTCCTATGCAGTCAGTGGCTTTGTAATACATTCTTTTTGGGGAGCTTTAATTGGATCATTGTTATTGAGTTTCATTCAAAGTCTTCTTATAAAACAGAGTAAAAAAAACCGTCAGTAGCATGCTGTTGGTTAAAAC
This sequence is a window from Brevibacillus sp. JNUCC-41. Protein-coding genes within it:
- a CDS encoding phage holin family protein produces the protein MNIIMRFLINGLVLLVIDWLLDSITIKSYGTALLAVFILSIMNLLVRPILLLITLPITILTFGLFSFIINAFTFQITSYAVSGFVIHSFWGALIGSLLLSFIQSLLIKQSKKNRQ